The genomic DNA AGCGTCGTCGAGTTTCGCTGCATCTTTGTCGAACAGCTCGGAGTAACGGCAGAACCAGGCGTCGAAGGTACAACCCTGGTCTGGATCGTAGTTGAACTCTGTGATGTTACTCGCTAGTGATTCTAGGGCAACATCATCACGGGACAATTCCTTAAAACAGCGCTGAGTGGCATCCAGCTGTTCGGACAACTTTGAAAAcagttgttgctgttgctggagGATTTGGGCCAGCGCTTGTTGGAACGAAAAAGCCCTTGATCCCGGCACTGGTGGTGGTTGATTGTCCGTCATTCTAACCTCGAAGAATCACTCCCGGAGAAAAACGTTATTTTCCCGAAACTCGACcgattatgcaaaaaaaaccgACTTGCAAATACTCGTCGCCACTTTGTTGCGAAATGAAAAGCAGGTTTTACGCAACAAGAGAtacaaaataaactttattaaaaacgaacaattataaaaactttaagTGGACTCATGCCGATAAACTGGTGTATAATAATGTGCTTCTAAAACGTGTCTCGATGACAGTACTCCTACACGACAGAGATGGCGACTTCCTTCAGTATGACGTCTGTCACATGATGAGTCACCGATGGGTAACCATGGCTCGGATGAGGGGTCCATCCAACAGTTTTATTTTGGTTACTACCCTATCTTCTGTATACTTGAACCTCTGTATAGGAACTTCAGCCCTATAGTTGAACTTTGTGAAAATACGTATTGAATTGACAAAAGTAGCTCCTATTTTCGAgacaactttttaaaatattttaaatattgactaaaaaaatttgtgcacgttaataaaaaaaagaacattaccatttttaaaatatgtcggTTTTAATCCAATGATCAACTTACCCTAAAAGCGcgaataattttgacttttaggaaaaaagttttgttatgaggctcaaaattttggttttttggacCCTCAAATATCACCTAAGAGGGGACCAAAGGATATTCGGAAAATCTAAATTGAAATTGTAATGCCAAGTGacataaatacataaaaaatcgaaatctggtgttacctagaaatttttttttgtttaaaatcgactttaaaattttgaaaaaatcatctgaggagggatcaaaagaaatttggaaaatcaagattttaattttgaagtcaAGTGACTTTCTGGgacagatctcgacgttttatgcattttgaagTCATTTCTGCCAAAGACGATTTTGACAAAGAAAaatcgagataacaccagatgttgatgttttaaacatttttaagttaatttgcATCCGAAActtcgatcatgaaatttttcccatacttCATTGCCTCGCTTAGGTGGGTTCattagttcatcagttatcgaagatcaaatttaatcaaactgatcattttcaaaaatttccacatGCCACATCACCAAAACCCGAAATGATTTGACGAAAGATTTTGATTCAGGAAgctaaaatcttccaaaatcagtttttaaaacagGCTGCTGTTCCCTGTTCGAATCTTCCAAACCTCCGCTCATATGAGTGATATTAGATCGAATTTTGGTCACGAAATACACAGTACTCTTTCTAAGGGTTAGtggttttaacatttgaaagatGCTAGCTATCATATCCttaaaagatgtacgctttagtgttTGGCTTAGTAGGCTGATCTTCTAAAGAATCATGATGTTACACTGaaatcctatatgtgtgtgttcgttgaaaaaaaagccgttaacaatattaaaacaaaGCTATACTAAACTCGATCAAACCACCTAAAACACCAAAGCGAAAGTGTATTTTGAGGGAAAAAACACTAAATATTGAACACGAAAAGCTGAGAATGAAAGTGCATTTTGATGGACTTGCGAAAGACCATAaaatttggacttttgctttctCTTATGTCTTGTTTCTTAAACTTAAGCATAGTTAAAGTTTAAGCACATACTATGTAATTTTAAGCTCGAACAACCTTTGAGTAAAAGAGCtgttaaagaattttcaaatgagTTAAGGTTTTTTCATGAGTTTCATAGCTATGCCGGAAGTCATGTTTTGGATCTTGAAAGTAACAATAAGAAGCTCATGTTTGGGCTAATTAAATCTTTGCAGAACCTTTTAATAAACTTTTGGTTTCTTGGGTAGCATTCATaagcttagagcaagttcactggtgttgggaaaaagtggtagagattttgtcaacttttgcactttttgaaaattttaccatgcaaaaacaatttcaagatctgtggcttcaagttttttaacaacacgtgttgtagtttcgcatgctgtgatgcaaaaatagcaatatttctatcacatacggctgaaatagaaacagtgctgtaaaaaaatacaacgccaaaaaatcttgaaaacatttttgcctgggaaaattttcaaaatgccaaaatttctaccactttttcccaacaccagtgaacttgctcttatgtaTCAGATTAAGTCCATTTTTAGCACGAATGAAAGCTGTGCGAGCAAGTTCTTAGCAAGAAACCTtacaaatgaattttgaagaatcAAAGTAGTCATCGCcaacaaatgacgaaaaattgTCAAGCCTCTCAAATTGATCGAGAATTtgctgttttgtttcaaaagtaTTGAAGAATACAGAAGAATATTCCTGCCTTGTTCGTGTATCTTTTCAGTTTTcttcacatggttggcctggccgtagtagtatctgctattcatgttttatgttcggacacgaatgccaaaagttagaaaaaatgtccttaattgaataaattataataataataataataataatgttccATGTTTCAGATGTCATTCTTCCAGGGTGCATTCAAGTTTTGGCCATTAtggtgttagaagaagaagaagtagaagaagtagaagaagaagaagtagtagtagaagaagaaaaattaaaaaaaaatctttcaaattaaCTTTGATGGAATTCGTTGGCATTCCTAAGGCGCGAATTTACTTTGGAACACGGAatagtttttggtttttattctgGGTTATATCGAGACAGTTATATcgcgaaaaaaatctatttttttttcaactacaaACCCGGACGAAAGCCGAATCACATTACATTATTCTATgacactaaattttaaaatttcattttacacGTCCTCACATCGGGAGGAAAACAATGTTGATGTCACTAGTCCTTCGCTCAATGCATTcggaaagacaaaaaaaaaatacgtgcaTAAGAAATCTAGGAACAAATGACAAACAACCGTTGTGCTAGTTGTGCAGCTTTCCCCGTtgaggatgatgatgatcaAAGCTgaaagaaatttatattaaggaaaaaaagggttttaaatttagaaataaacaaATCAGAGGGAAGACGGTCGTGCCGCCAGTTTTCCGCCAGCAGTGACAGTGAGAggtttttaaacacttttcttctggctacaactttgagCTGATGATGTTCTGCCATAGGCCCGTCTTGCTGTTTGAAATGTGCTCTCATGTGTCTCGAAGATTCGCTTATTCGTGGCAGTGATTCAATGGCAGTatatttttactacatttcaTCACCGTTTACGGTGCTATTTTCATGCATTAACTTTTTTCGGTAGCAAAACAAGGAAGAATGAAACCTTCAAATTAGTAGAACACTTTTGTGTTGGGATTGCTGTTTTCAAGAACATCAAGAAAACAGTAAACCTCTGGAGGGTTTATACCTACTAGCATTTTGCGGGTTTCTCGTTCTTCCTCTTCTTAAGCAATCTTCAGGTGTCAAGTGACTGACCGCAAGTACCCTAATAATTACGTTGGAAGCGCTCGAGAGTTTTGCTGTATGATACTTGAAAGATGTTTGTTTAGCGAGGGGCATTCGGTTGAATGGAGCCTAACCGTAGCTTCGAGCTGccgagttattttttttattttatcaagtaGAAAAGCAGCATTTCTTGGAGAAACTGTATTAGGGATACAGGTGGTtatcatttgtcaaatttgaagtattcatttttcttcattaaaGTCTTTTCAATTTACTCTCAAGCacttggatttttttctatttattttgcaaaattcatCTACATAATTGATGTTGGACTTTGCAGTGGTACAGAGTCCATTCGAATTAGCCAGTACCGACATTCGTGTCACAGTGGAGcagcaacacaaaaaaaactaaaacactgTTACACTATACTGTTATTGGTTCGCCGTCGACgtgaacaattttttaaaccaaaaaatttgCATATATTTCACAGACACTTTTATTTCTACTCCTCcagtcgtcgtcgttgtcgtcgatTGTTGAACTTACTGAATGCGAATCTGTACGTGAGTGACGTTAATCCCCGTGCAGCTCAGCTTGGCCTGTACTAAATGTAGGTTAGTTGTTATATTgggttcattttgaaatttgcggTCATAAATGCGAAAGTTTAAGAATAATGTTAACATTTAACGGAGAAAATCTCAATTTCCAACGTCAGTGTTTGCCTTTGTGAATCGAATGCGCCGAGAAAGAGCTCATCTTTCCTTCTTGCTGCAAGAAGTTGTTAATCAATCCATTTAAGTCGACCCCAGAACTGGATCAGCGATTCTTGGAAGGACCGACCGAGTTCTTTCCGAAGATAGCTCATGCGGACAGTTATGTTCGACGCTCAAGAAGCACAACAAAGACCGCCATCCCCTGCTGCTATAAGAGGTCCCTATCGGTGTATCAAGGCACAAAGCCGACCAGAATACTGCGGTGATGAAAATGTGGCCGTTTTATGAGCTTCACTGTTGATCTCTCCATCAGGGTTTAACTCGTTATGGGGGGGTTATGCGGGGTTATGCGCCGTTTTTTTCTCGCCCCAGTATTATAGTTGTATAGACCATCATCATCCCAGTCAGAGTAACGTTGAAGAGAGCACATTGAAGACAGAGAAGGTGGAAACAGGTCTGGACAACATACAAAAACCACCGCCACTGCCTGCGGCCGACTGTTTGTAGGAGGGTAGGATGTTAACCCCAACTTGTTGCTCCAAGCTCCACCAAGCTCTGCCGGTTATCGACAGGCCTTTTgagaactcttttttttattctacgaAAGGCAAAAATAAAGTTGCCGGACACAGCGAATATGTATCTGAGGATGCCTCCCAGAAGGCATCTTCTTTCACAGTGGGAATATGTTGTGTTAAATGGGCAATTTTAGATAAGTTAAAAgacattttttgtttgttccagGCAGAGcagtaatgaaattttctttacctagccaaaattttaaatgtggtCATGTTCTACACTTACTTAGAAGAATCTAACACACTGTCAAAACTCATCAGAATTCGTATTTTTGATGACACAGAGATTTCTCGTTCCATACCCCAGCAGTAGCGCAGCATGGGTAAAATTGCCGAGCAAAATGTTGTGTTGTATTCTGTTTTTCTACGTCAAtcgcaaaagtttgtttttttttcggtttgttttgttttgtatgaAAACTTGCTTGGATTCACGATTTTCGGTTTCCTATCGGCAAATCGGTACTGTTGTTGCTTGTGCCTTCTTGggctttgaattattttttgtccCTAAACTGTACCCCTTAAGCAGCTCTTCTAGATCTGAATTTCTTTACCTGCGGATTCCGAAGAGCTTGCGCCTGATttcaacagttgaaataatgttcataatatttcgttcaaacaaattgaagacttgtagatttctttttttccaaaaatttccaatGTGACGTTCGGTATTAATTTGCTAAATCAGATGTTGCTCGTCACGAACATCATCAATCCTAGACATGTGCAGAAAACTTCATGTGCTGATGCCAACACcggcattaaagcgctaatcgctaatttgtctgctccgttttttgttagataattatttcaaacttttttactaGCTTATAGACAAACTCCACCACAAGTTATTAGTCAAGGAAGAATGCTGATGCATGCTTTTGCATGTCtggcgttaaatcgctaatcgctaaagTCCACTACtttcatgatgaaaaatttactttcttaCGAGATTTCTGATGAAATAACGGATAAACAAACTTCACTAGGTGCAATTATTCAAGCAGTAAGTTCTTCAAGTAAGTTctctaaaaataaagttaaaaaataaatatacaaacaaaaatgtagcgaATAGggttttaatgccgacctctgccaacaaatgatttaaaatttcaaattttcaatctgctGGGTAAAATGTTTACTAAATCTTGAACTGTCAGAACATTCTTGAAGGTTTTGAGCACATTCCTTATGTTTTATGACAGCATAGGAGCTGTTTCAAATGGTAATTGATGTGCTTCGAAAGGTTTACTCAACCTTCCTTCCCGATTAGGGTAACCGGAACTGTACCTTCTCGATGCGATATCTaaattaaagacaaactacAAATACATGGCGTTTACCCTACACTATAGAGGAgattggggatacttgatccccttttcttattttcaccatatctttttggaaaaatttagcaactcgccgcctttgacattttctgacagcttgtaacttcaggtttatatactccaaaaattagaacgatacttgaacccattgatgaactagaagcattttcgtgagagtaaaaaaattgcgatttttctgaagttatgggagacttgatcccctattgaaggagacttgatcttttattcaggaagccctaatccttgtataaaaatcaaacaaaaccccaagatagaatgttaattgactattttggtcatgtttgttctcatttcacaatttatagcagaataagaagaaaattctataactttttctcaacgctaataacattgcatacttaaaggcgctattttttataattaagagaaaattaactatttttgctcttttcttcagacaattgtttgataaatattagtttttggataaatattagtaatttcgtaatcagcaatcataacgatcaattcagaagaagaatatgccatttggaaggggatcaattgtacccataatcaacattttagaaaactttttctgaaaaaagttaagagttttcaattgctttgaaaatattatgaagttcattttacgctcgaacgattgatacattggaacaaatatttttttcataattttcccatgtaaggaacattttaaagtgataaaaattgatcttcaagttacattttgtaaaatttttcaaacaaagttcaattactccaacaattattttgttaaaaaattttaaactacaagcattgttattttgctcattttggcacatttttctagaacatttgatccttgtaagacattccagtttcgagatatagctaaggaatcaagtatccccagggatcaagtatcctcattctcccctacttaaatcactaaggattcttcttcggaataattcTCTCGAAACGTCTAAGTCAAAATGATCGGAGAAGCTATTAAACGTCCTTTTTGCACCAATTAGCGCTGTATAAGCTCCGTAGTTGATCTGTTTGGAGAAGCAAAGAGATGAAGATCACAATTCCTAAAGCCTCGAGGTCTTACGCTGAGTTGGGGTGCTTCTAACAGTGCGGAGCAGTCGGTTCTCGGCGAAAAAAGATCGGCGTCGATTGGGCGGCCGCGGTTTTCGTAGCTGGGAATTCTGGGAACGgctcttgccagttcaggtgccGGAGAGCACCTGAAGTCTTTTGTCATGCGGAATATAAGTCTCAGGCATATGGAAGCTTTATCGATAATGTAGTTTGTATGGATCTTAAAATCCAGCCGTGAGTCCAGAATCACACCAAGGTCTTTCACATGTTCAACTCGGACAACTGACTCTTGTCTCTTGTTATAATCAGCCGATAGAGAAGCCGCTtgcgtgaaaatgaaattaCTTCGATTTTTGTGGATGATCATCTTCgatatgattttttatgcagATCCAGTTCCAGTTATCTGTAAGAAGTCTTCGTGGCTGTTGACCTGATCGTTTCGTACAATGAGTTTCCGTCCTACCTGGTAGCAATAGAACCATTCCAGTAAAGAGCCACGAATACCGATACGACCTAGTTTGGCGATAGCTGTTTTGTGGTTGACCTTTTCGAGAGTTGCAGACAGGTCGGTGTAGATGAAGTCAGTTTGAGATCCCGTGGCAGAGCTGTCTTGCACGGTAGACGTGAACGTCAACAGGTCAAAATTTGCAATACGAGAAAAATGGATCTAATACAACCAACTCAAACAGTTTGGCAGTCGCACATAAGGGAGATATACCGCGATAGTTGTTAACATTCTtcctgtcaccttttttgtggaccggaaacatgtaagcctcTTTCCAAATGGAAAGGAACGTGGATTGCCCGATGATTGGAAGATTCATTTCATAGGAGTCAGCATATATGGTATATATCGCTTTAGGAATGTCGCTGGTATGCCTTCCGGACCTGCCGAAAGACTGTGTTTAAGCTTAGCAGTCGGCGTCAGCATGGTATCATCGTCGACTACGATGAAATGTGGAATAACCATAACCAGAGGCTTGGGAGCTAGTGCAATCGTAGCCAATTGGGATCCTGAGTGAGTCGAGTATCAAACTGGAGGGCACCGTAAACGAAGATCTCGCTGACTTGAAATTCATCCCCACGACCTCAATACATTCCTTCAGTCAGTTGCGAGTGCCTCCAACGATATTCGTTGGTACTTTTTTCGTAGATGTGATTGTTCTTCCTGCGAGATGGATTACGTAGGATGTTCCTTCAGAGGTAAAATTGTTGAGTTGAAGTAGATATTTTCGTTGTAACCATGAATCCGTTGTAAAGATAAACAAATTTGTACCCTAGAAAGCCGGGCAGCTAATAAATCTTCAATCTAAGTTTTTACtccaaccaaaataaaaaacttttcatttcagctcaagcagcagcagaagcaatATTGGTGGAGTCCAATCCGGTCAAGGCTACGGCGCAAGGCAACCTGTGGTCGGTGCGCGTTATCATAGAAGTTCAGTGAGTCTGTCGGCTTTCGAGAAGCTGAAGGGACAGATGAACTACTCTTCTTGGTTCTTTTCGATGAAATCGTCAAACCGAGAGATAGCGACGATGTGAATAAGGATATGGACGAGCGTGCATTAGCTGCCATTTGCTTGAGCATCGAGAAGAGCAACTTTAGTCTGGTGAGGAACGCGGAAACAGCACAAGAGGCCTTGGAACAAGCTGGAGAAGGCATTCCAGGAGGATGGGTTGAATCGAAGGTGCGGTTTTTTGGACAAGCTGACATCGGTCAAACTGGAAGATTTTGAGAACGTGTAGGATTACATCGACGAGTTGGTTACGACAAGTA from Uranotaenia lowii strain MFRU-FL unplaced genomic scaffold, ASM2978415v1 HiC_scaffold_418, whole genome shotgun sequence includes the following:
- the LOC129760093 gene encoding uncharacterized protein LOC129760093, with amino-acid sequence MNLPIIGQSTFLSIWKEAYMFPVHKKGDRKNVNNYRGISPLCATAKLFDSATGSQTDFIYTDLSATLEKVNHKTAIAKLGRIGIRGSLLEWFYCYQVGRKLIVRNDQVNSHEDFLQITGTGSA